TTCAGCATGCCGTAGCTGTCGCCCGTGATCTGGCCGCGCGCGAGCTCGCGGTAGCGGGAGATGCCGACCTCGTAGGGCACCGAGGAGGAGGTCAGCTGGGCCTCGGTGGCGCCGACGTAGGAGATCTCCGGGATCGTGTAGATGCCGATGGGCTGCAGGGCGCCGAGGCCGTTCGCGGGTTCGCCGAACGCGTGGTAGGCGGCGAGCCGGCCCTGGTCCATCGAGGTGGCGGCGAGCGCGGGGAAGCCGATGACGTCGCCGACGGCGTAGATGTGCTCCACGTCGGTGCGGTAGTGCTCGTCGACCGACAGGCGGCCGCGTTCGTCGGCCAGCAGGCCGGCGTTCTCCAGCGCGAGCTCGCGGGTCATGCCCTGGCGGCCGGCGGAGTACATCACGCCGTCGGCCGGGATGCGCTTGCCGCTCACGAGCGTGGTCACGGTGGTCTCGTCGGAGACCGCGACGTTCGCCACCTTCTCCCCGAACCGGAACGTGACACCGAGGTCCCGCAGCTGGAACTTCAGCGACTCCACGATTTCCGGGTCGCAGAAGTCGAGCATCTGGTCACGCTGCTCCACTACCGTCACGCGCGAGCCGAGCGCGGCGAACATCGACGCGTACTCGATCCCGATCACCCCCGCCCCCACCACCACGAGCGACGACGGGATCGCCTCGAGCCGCAGGATCTCGTCCGAATCGAGCACGCGTACGGCGTCGAAGTCGACGTGCGCGGGGCGCGCGGGCCGCGTGCCGGTGGCGATCACGATGTGGTCGCCCGACACCGTGCGCCGGTCGCCGACGTGCTTGCCCTCGACCAGCACCGTGTGCGGATCGGCGAACGACGCCGTGCCCGGCACGAGGTCGATGTGGTTGCGCAGCAGCTGGGCCCGGACCACCTGGACCTCGCGCCCCACCACGTGCTGGGTGCGCGCCATGAGGTCGGCGATGGTGATGTCCTGCTTCACGCGGTAGCTCGCGCCGTAGAGCTCGCGCTGGTTCATCCCCGTCAGGTAGAGAACCGCCTCGCGCAGCGTCTTGGACGGGATCGTGCCCGTGTTGACGCACACCCCGCCCACCATGTCGTGGCGATCGACGACCGCCACCTTCTTCCCCAGCTTCGCGGCCGCGATGGCGGCCTTCTGCCCACCCGGGCCCGAGCCGATGACGATCAGGTCGTAGTCGTGTTCGCTCACGGTGTGAGCCTGCGCACTCACCCCGCGCACCGCAAGCCCTGGCCCGCGCCCGCCACGCCGCATTGACGCCGTGTTCGCACGCGGCGCCGGAAACAGCGGTCCCCAGCATCCTCGGGAAGCTGGGGCACCACTGTCGATGACGTCTAGCGGACGGACGCGTTCTGGGTCAGCTTCGCCGGGAACCTCGCCAGCCGGCCGGCGAGAGCGCGAAGTGGCCCCCTTCGGGATCCTTGGAGGCCCGGGCAGCCACCTCATCCAGCGGACCCGTCACAGGGAACCCGACCTCCACAAATTCCTGCTGCGGGTTCCCTGAGAACGACGACTTCCGCCAGTGGAAGTCACTTGTCCTCTCTTGTTTCCGCCTCCTCGATCAACTCGCCGATCAGCGTGACCGAATCGTCAGGACTCATCGCATCACGGCGGAGCTGTTCCGCCGCTTCCTTGGATCCCGCTGGCACAGCGGGCCGACGCGGAGCCGCTCGTGCTGGAGGACTACGAGGACCGTCAGCGGCCGAAAGTGAGGTGCTGAGCCATGCCTGCTCGCGCCCAGACCCCTGCCGCCACGTCGGGTGGCGGCAGGGCCTCCACGTCCCGGGACGCTCGGGCTGTCCGGAATCGTGTGGCGGCTGAGGGAAACCACGGTGCCGACGGTCCTGGAACTCGAACTCGTGCTGGAGCGAGCGGCGACGCTCCACGACCCCCTTGAGAAGTGCCGGGCGTTGTCGTCGAGCGGGATGGTGAACGCGGCTGAAGATCCTGGCATGTCAGAACCGGTCGAGGTCCCGTTCACAGCGCAGCCGAAGCGTCGTGCTCCCCTGCGCGGCCGCCAGCTCCACCGCCGTCTTCAGGCGGACCCGGCCCTGTTCGCGCCCGTCGTAGGCGGAGCGCAGGCGCAACACCTCGGGGAGCCACCAGAGGTCGTCGCGGGCTTGGCCGACGACGAGGGCCGCGTCGAGGGCGGCGCGGGCCGGGCCGGGGCGGTCGTGGCGGGCCAGCAGGTCGGCCTGCAGCGCGAGCCAGTAGGGCATGCGGGCGAGCGAGCCCTCGGCCTTGAGGTTGGCGACGCCGCGGCGGATGTCGGCGAGGCCGTCGGCGTCGCCGCGGACCCAGCCGCCCAGGACGAGGCCCCATTCGCGGTAGTAGGCGAAGCCGTAGCGGTCGCAGAGCTCACGCAGCTCGGCCGAATGCTCCGTCACCTCGTCGAGGTCGCCGCGCATCTGGTGGGTGATGCCGGCGTAGGCGAGGGCCACGGCGAGGCTGTACGGGTGCGTCATGGTGCGGGCCAGGCTCACGGCTTCGCGGCTGCTGCGGAGCGCTTCGTCCTCGTGGCCCAGCAGCCAGTGCGCGTGCGCGGCCCAGGCCAGGCTGTGCACCTCGGGCCGCGTGCCGATGGGCAGCGACGGCGCGCCGCGCGTGAGGCGGGCGGCGAGGTCGAAGTGGCGCAGCGCCTCCCCGGGCCGGCCGAGGCTCACCGAGGAGCCGGCGAACGCGAAGTGTGCGGAGCCGTTGAGCTCGTCTTTGGTGCGGTCGTCGTCGACGAGTTCGAGGGCGCGTTTCGCGGCCTCGTGCGCGCGGGCGGTGCGGCCCTGCACGAACCGCGACGTCCACAGCCCGACCAAGCCGACGAGTGTGGAATCCTGCTGCCCCAGGCGTTCCGCGAGCACGATCGAACGTTCGAGGGCCCGCTGGAGATCGGGAGACGCGTAGCCGAGCCGGGCGTTGAGGGGTCCGGAAAGGGCTTCGAGCACCTCCAGCTCACGCCGGTCCGTCTCCGGTCCGGCGGGGGCACCGGCGAGCAACGACAGGGCTTCGCGCAGCAGCCGGATCGCCTCGCCGTGGGCGAAGGTGCCGGCCGCGAGTTCGGCGGCCCGGCGGTAGAACTCCACGGCGCGGTCCGGCCGGCCGCCGCGGGCGTACTGCTCGGCCAGCTGCGCGGAGACGGCACCGGTGTCGCCGGGGTGCAGCAGTTCGAGGCTCTGCGCGAGCCGGCGGTGCAGCAGCCAGCGCCGCGCGCGGGTCACCTCCCGGTAGGCGGCGTCGCGGAGCAGGTCGTGGGAGAAGTCGTAGCCGTCGCGGAAGTCGCGCAGGATCCGCAGCCGCCACAGCTCGTCGACGGCGCGCACCACGGCTTCGGCGTCGAGGTCGCTGGCCTCGGTGAGCAGGTCGAGCGAGAAATCGCGGCCGACGGCGGCGGCCAGGCCAGCGATCTCGCGAGCGTCGGGGGTCGGCTGTCGCAGGCGTTCGGTGAGCACGGCGTCGAGGTCGCCGGGCGGGCCGCCGGAGCGCAGCGCCTCGACCACCGACAGCGGGAAACCACCGGTCGCGATGTGCAGGAGAGTGAGCTCGTCGCCCGAGGGCAGGAGGCCGGAGACGGACTCGGCCAGCCGCGCGGTGTCGTCGAGGTCCAGCGGGCTCAGATCCACTTCGGACAGCCGGCCGGTGGCACGCAGGCGTTCCGTCCAGCCGGCCAGGGTGCCGTCGCCGGGATCCGACCGCTGCGTGGCGGCGAGCAACAGCGGAGCGCGCGGTTCCAGGCCGAGGCAGAAGAGCAAGAACGCCAGGGTCTCCTGATCGCACCACTGCGCGTTGTCGAGCACGAGCAGCGTCGGCCGCCCGGCGCCGGTGAGGGCGCGAGCGAGGCCTTCGAAGAAGCGGTGCCGCTGCCACGCGTCGGCCACCGCACGCACCACAGGCGCCGGGCCAGTGTCCTTGCCGGCCGGGACGAGCCGGTCCACTTCGGCCCGCCACACCGGCGCGAGCGTCGCCAGAGACGGCTGGAGCACGGGGTTGCGCAGCCAGTCCGCCACCGGCGCCAGCGCGAGCCGGCCCGACGTCCCGAAGCACTGCGTCCCCGCCACCACCGCACCCTGGCTGCGGGCGAGCCGGGCCAGCTCGATCACGAGCCGGGTCTTGCCGACGCCGGCGTCGCCTCGCACGAGCGCGACGGACGGCTGGCCGCGCGCGGCTTGCTGCCACCGTTCCCGCAGCCGCGTGAACTCGCGGGCGCGGCCGACGAGGCGGGATTCGCGGCTGGGCACGGCGTCGGCCAGCAGCCGCCGCAACGCCGCCTGCGTCGCGCGGTCGGGCACCACACCCAGCTCGCGTTCGAGCACCGCCGCGCACTGGTGATACGTGCTCACGGCTCCGGCGCGGTCGCCGAGGTCGGCCTGCAGCTCCATGAGCGTGCGGTAGCCCAGCTCCTCCAGCGGCCGCAGGCGGATGCGACGGCGGGCGGTCTCGGCGGCGCCCGCGAGGTCGCCCAGGCGGCACTGGGCGTCGCCGAGCAGGTCGCACAGCGACACGCACTGTTGTTCCAGCTCGTTGCGGGGTTCGAAGAGCCAGTCGTCGCCCAGGCCGGGCATCAGCTCGCCGCGGTACTCGGCCAGCGCGGCGCCGGCGTGCACGCGCACTTCCTCGTCTTCGCCGGCGGCCAGGGCGGCCCGGCGTTCGGCGTCGAACACGCGCACGTCGACGCGGCAGCGGGGAGTGTCCTGCCAGGACAGATCCGTCGCGGTCGCGAGCAGCGCCGAGTCCTCGCCGAGGACCTGGCGCAGGTGATGCAGCTCGCGGCGCAGGTTCGTGCGGGCCTGCGCGTCGGAGGAATCGGGCCAGAACAGCGACGCGATCCGCTGCCTCGGCTGCGGCAGCCCCGCGTGTGTCACGAGGTAGCCGACGAGCGCGATCGCCCGCGGCGACCGGGTCACCGCCCGCCCGGTCGCACCGTGGGTGACCGACTGCTCGCCCAGCAGCGACACGTAGAGCATCCCGGGGTGCCTCCTGCCCAGGCACGGTAGTCGGGCGCACGCCGGCGGTGGGCGCACCGGACGACTCCCCCGCCGGGCCGGCTCGTCAGCCCGCCGTGGGTGCCGCGGAGAAGTCCTTGCAGAACGCCGAAAAGCTCGGCGACCACGCCTGCGTTCCCGGCAAAAAACTCGTCGCCCGAACGGACCTCGCGGTGAACCCGAACGCTGCGCGAACGCCCCGTACCTAGCTTCGGCGGGGCAGGCAGCCCGACCGGGAGGCCGTTCCACATCAGGGAGAAATCGCATGACCACCATCACCGCACCGTTCCCCGAGCTGGCGCTCGCGCTGAGGGGCGAGCTCGTGACGCGCGGCGACGACGGCTACGACGACGCTCGCGCGGTCTACAACGGGATGATCGACAAGCATCCCGCCGCCATCGCGCGGTGCGCGGACACCGCGGACGTCGTCACGTGTGTGAATTTCGCACGGGAGAACCGGATCGACCTCGCCGTGCGCGGCGGCGGGCACAACGCCGGCGGGCTGGGCATCGCCGACGACGCGCTGGTGATCGACCTTTCGGCGATGCGCAGCACGACCGTGGACCCCGAGACGCACACCGTGCGTGTCGACGCCGGGTGCACCTGGGGCGACGTCGACCATGCGACCGTGGGCTTCGGCATGGCCACGCCGTCGGGGATCATCTCATCGACCGGCGTCGCAGGGCTCACCCTCGGCGGCGGGATCGGCTACCTGGCCCGGCGCTTCGGGCTGACGGTCGACAACCTGCTCTCCGCGGACGTCGTCCTCGCGGACGGCAGCTTCGTGCACGCCAGTGAAAAGTCGCACCCGGACCTGTTCTGGGCGCTGCGCGGCGGTGGCGGGAACTTCGGCGTGGTCACGTCGTTCACCTTCCGCTGCCACGAAATCGGCGATCACGGCACGATCATCGGCGGCCCGGTGCTCTACGCGCTGGAGGACACCGAAGACGTGCTGCGCTGGTACCGCGAGCTGCTGCCCTCGCTGCCCGAGGAGCTCAGCGGCTGGTTCGGCCTGCTCACCATCCCGCCGGTCCCGCCGTTCCCGGAGGAGCTGTGGAACCGCAAGGCGTGCGGCATCGTCTGGTGCTACACGGGTGACCACGCGCGGGCCGACGAGGTCCTCGAGCCGGTGCGCTCGTTCGGCGCACCGCTGGTGGTGGGCCTGCAGCCGATGCCGTTCACCGCGCTGCAGAGCGCGTTCGACGGGCTCTACCCGCCGGGTCTGCAGTGGTACTGGCGCGCCGACGTGACCACGGAGATCTCCGACGACGCGATCGCCATTCACCGCCGCTTCGGTGAAATGCTGCCGACGATGCACTCGTCCATGCACATGTACCCGATCGACGGCGCCGCCGCTCGGGTCGCCGCCGACGCCACGGCGTTCCCTTACCGCGACGGCGGCTGGTCCGGCGTGATCGTGGGCGTGGACCCCTCGCCCGACAACCGGGAGAAGATCACCCGCTGGACGAAGGACTACTGGACCGAGCTGCACCCGACCTCGGCCGGCGGTGCGTACGTCAACTTCATGATGGAGGAGGGCGACGACCGCGTCCGGGCCGCCTACCGCGACAACTACGAGCGGCTGGCGCAGGTCAAGAACCGCTACGACCCGGAGAACCTCTTCCACATCAACCAGAACATCCGGCCGTCCGGTTCGTGAGCGGCCCGGCCGGGTGGCTGCGGCGCGGCGGTCGGGGCCGCACCGCAGCACTCCGCGGTCAGGAACGGAGGGAGCCGCGTCGGCGCTGGAAGTCGGTGACGGTATCCAGGGCGGCGTGGAGTTCCTGACGCAGCAAGGCGAGCTGCTGGGTGGAGACGTCCTCTCCCAGCAGCTCGCCCAGGCGGCCCTTTTCCAGCTCCGCCAGCGCTTCCCACGGCGTCGGCGCGAGCTCGCCGACGACCGTGCCCGGATCCGGCGGCGTCAGGCCGTCGGCCACGCCGGCGCAACCGGCCGCCACCAGGGCGGCCACGACGAGGTGCGGCTGAGCGTCGGCGCCGGCGAAGCGGAACTCCAGCCGGGACGACGCGGAGGTGCCGCACAGCCGGACGGCGGCGGTGCGGTCGTCCGGGCCCCAGCGCAGCACGCGCGGGGAGAACGACGCGGTGCGCAGGCGGACGTAGCTGTTCCACGTCGGTGCCCACACGGCGGTCAGCGCTCGCGCGTCGCGCAGCACACCCGCGAGGAACGCGCCGAGGCCGAAGGGGAAGCCCGCCGGACCGTCTGGAGTGGACAGTGACAGGTGCACGTGGCACGAGTTGCCCTGGCCGGTCTCCGGCGCGGCGAGGTAGTCGGCGCTCGTGTTGTGCCGGGTCGCGACGCGGCGGGTGAGCAGCTGCAGCAGCAGGGCGTCGTCGCACGCGGCGAGCGCGTCGCGGTGGCGCAGCACCACTTCGTACTGGCCGGGGTGGCATTCGGCGCGGGCGGATTCCACGCCCAGGACCGAGGCGGCCGAGCGCAGGTCGGCCAGCAGCGGGGCCAGGCGTTCGGTGCCGCCCACCGCGTAGTCCACGCCGTGGCCGGTCAGCGGGGTGCCGGAGCCGTCGCGGAACACGACCTCGTGTTCGATGCCGATCGACGGCACGAGCCCGAACTCTTCGAGCGCGGCCAGCTGCGTCCGCAGTACCGTGCGCGGCGCGAGGCCCGCCGGCGCGCCCGCGGGCAGCTCGGCGTCGCACACCACGGCCCACGTGCGGTCGCCCAGGGGCACGGCCGTCGCGGCGTCCACGCGCAGGCGCAGATCGCCGAAGCCGCCGAGGTAGGCGCCCAGGGAACCGTTGTCCGGCAATGGTTCCCGCTCCGGGGTCCAGGCGAAGACGTAGCTGCACACGCCGTAGCCGTCGTCGAGCACCGACGCGGCGAACGGCGCCTCCAGCTCCACCGCGGCGAACCGCGCGTGCGGGTCGGGCACGAGCAGCACCAGCCGCGTGCCCTCCTCGGCGAGCACGTGCCGCAGCACGGCCGCCGCGGCCGAGCCCGCCTCCGCGCGCACGGTGAGCGAGCGCGCGCCGACGGGCCGGTCGAACGGCGTCACCACGCGCCGTCCGGGTCGGGCGCGTGCAACGGGTTGGGCACGCGGCCCCAGCGGACGTCGAACTCGTCGTCGCGATCCACCTTGTCGAAGCCCTGCCCGGCGAAGTGCTCACGGTTGAGCGTGACGCGCTCGACGTCGGGCGCGAACAGCCGGCACGCGTCGAAGCGCTCGGCCACGTCGGGGTTCTCGTCGCGATAGCGGCCGACGACCTCGCGCACCAGGGCCCAGAAGTCGCCGCGCGCCAGGCCGACGTCGTCGAGCAGGACCTCGGCCCAGAACCGCAGCTGGCCCGAGAACACGGAGCTGAACAGCGACTGCGCGAGCAGGTGGGCGGGCCAGCGCAGCATGTCGGCGTCGGCCTCGGGCGGGAGGTCGGCGTAACACGGCAGCTCCTCGTCCATCAGATCCACGCCCTGCGCGAAGTCCTTGATGGCCACGCGCACGGGCCGGCTGTCGGCGTCGACTACGAGGATCAGGTTCTGACCGTGGGGGCAGAACCCGACGCCATAGCGCAGCAGCCACTGCAGCAGCGGCGTGAGCAGCAGGTCGAACAGCCACGACAGCCACACCTCGGCGCCGTCGCCGGCCTGGGTGATGAGCCGGGTGAGCACGGCTTCACCCGAAGCGTCGCGGTAGGGCAAGGCGGCGAACGAGATCGCGCGCTCACCCTCGGCCAGCGTTGCGACGAGCGGCTCGCGCCAGAGCGCGCCCAGCGTCTCGTGGAAGCGGTAGGGCAGCTCTTCGAGCGCGCCGAACAGCGGGTGACGCACGGACACGCTCGCCACCTCGCCCAGCAGCGCGAACCGGTACTTCTCCGACAGCAGCGGGTCGGCCGCGTCGACGCGGCGCAGCCACTCGGTGACCGACGGCCCGGCCAGCGTCGCCGCGGAGTTCAGGCCGCGGTAGACCAGCGTGTTGCGCACCGAGACGGCGGTTTTCACGTCGTGGCGCTCGGGCCGGCTGCGGTTGGCGAGCGTGCGCACCGTCTGGTGGGGCCGGTAGGCATCGGCGCTCTCCCCCAGCTCGATCATCCGGCCGGTCGCGAGTTCGGCGGAATACAGGGTGCCGAGGATCTCGTCGGCCTGCCACGGGTGCACGGGCACCCACGCGTAGTCGGCCGGGTCGCCGACCGCGGCGACGCGTGCGGTGAACTCCGCGCGCTGGGCGTCGTCCAGCTCGTGATGGAGCAGAGTGGCGGCGTCGAGGTCCGCGACCGAGCGGAACTGCGCCAGGTCGCGGTGCACGGCGTACCAGCGCAGGCGGACGTCCTCACCCGCCTCCGGCGCGTAGCGGGCGCGGTCCGGAGCCGAGAAGCCGACGCGGCCCTTGTTCAGCACGAGCCGCGGGTGGCCGGTGAGGTGGCCGTCGGCGAGGTTGTAGTCCATCGTGGACAGTTCGGCGGCGGTCGGGGCGCGGCGCAGGCGCGCGGCCTCGTTGGTGACGGTGGCGGTGAGCTCGGCGAGCACGTCGGCCAGGCGCAACTTCGTAAGGCCCAGCGTTTCCCGCGCGTCGACGACCAGGGTGCGCGGGTCGTCGGCGGGCGTTTCGGCGCCGTCGGCCAGCCGGACGGCGCTGCCGGCCAGCACCGTCCACGACTCGAACGCGCCGCGGCGGGCCTCGAAGCGGTATGAGACGCCGCCGGGGAGGTCGAGCAGCCAGGTGCGGTGGCCGTCGCGGGTCGGTTCGCCGGGCCGCGGGCGCAGCATCGCCTCGTAGGACAGCTCGCCGAGCATCTTGTGCGTGACGAGCGAGCCCGCGGCCCGCCAGGCGGCGGCGTCGGTCAGGGTCACTGCTCCTCCGTGGGTTCTGATCCGGTGTTCAGGCCGAACGTGGTGAACGCGGTGCGCTCGGGCAGGTCGTAGACCGGCTTGCCGCACACCGCGTTGAGGATCGCCGCGGCCCGCCAGGCGCCGAGGCCGAGGTCGGGTGCGCCGGGGCCGTGGGTGTGGCGCTCGGCGTTCTGCACGAACACCGAGCCGGTGACACCGCCGCGCAGCTCCAGCCGGTGGTCCGCGCCGACGACGAGCCGGCCGTGGCCGTCACGGCGCACGGCGAGCTCCCGCAGCAAGGGCGCGGTCGGCGTTTCGGCGTAACCGGTCGCGGCGACCACGGCGTGGGTGCGGTGCGTGGCGGTGCTCCCCTGCTCGGCGTGCCGCAGGCCCAGCTCGATCCCGCGCTCGCCGGCCGTGGCCGAGACGACCTCGACGCC
The sequence above is a segment of the Amycolatopsis sp. 2-15 genome. Coding sequences within it:
- the sthA gene encoding Si-specific NAD(P)(+) transhydrogenase, which produces MSEHDYDLIVIGSGPGGQKAAIAAAKLGKKVAVVDRHDMVGGVCVNTGTIPSKTLREAVLYLTGMNQRELYGASYRVKQDITIADLMARTQHVVGREVQVVRAQLLRNHIDLVPGTASFADPHTVLVEGKHVGDRRTVSGDHIVIATGTRPARPAHVDFDAVRVLDSDEILRLEAIPSSLVVVGAGVIGIEYASMFAALGSRVTVVEQRDQMLDFCDPEIVESLKFQLRDLGVTFRFGEKVANVAVSDETTVTTLVSGKRIPADGVMYSAGRQGMTRELALENAGLLADERGRLSVDEHYRTDVEHIYAVGDVIGFPALAATSMDQGRLAAYHAFGEPANGLGALQPIGIYTIPEISYVGATEAQLTSSSVPYEVGISRYRELARGQITGDSYGMLKLLVSTADRKLLGVHVFGTGATDLVHIGQAVMGCGGTVDYLVDAVFNYPTLSEAYKVAALDATNKIRALDRFPI
- a CDS encoding DUF397 domain-containing protein, giving the protein MEVGFPVTGPLDEVAARASKDPEGGHFALSPAGWRGSRRS
- a CDS encoding ATP-binding protein, with the translated sequence MLYVSLLGEQSVTHGATGRAVTRSPRAIALVGYLVTHAGLPQPRQRIASLFWPDSSDAQARTNLRRELHHLRQVLGEDSALLATATDLSWQDTPRCRVDVRVFDAERRAALAAGEDEEVRVHAGAALAEYRGELMPGLGDDWLFEPRNELEQQCVSLCDLLGDAQCRLGDLAGAAETARRRIRLRPLEELGYRTLMELQADLGDRAGAVSTYHQCAAVLERELGVVPDRATQAALRRLLADAVPSRESRLVGRAREFTRLRERWQQAARGQPSVALVRGDAGVGKTRLVIELARLARSQGAVVAGTQCFGTSGRLALAPVADWLRNPVLQPSLATLAPVWRAEVDRLVPAGKDTGPAPVVRAVADAWQRHRFFEGLARALTGAGRPTLLVLDNAQWCDQETLAFLLFCLGLEPRAPLLLAATQRSDPGDGTLAGWTERLRATGRLSEVDLSPLDLDDTARLAESVSGLLPSGDELTLLHIATGGFPLSVVEALRSGGPPGDLDAVLTERLRQPTPDAREIAGLAAAVGRDFSLDLLTEASDLDAEAVVRAVDELWRLRILRDFRDGYDFSHDLLRDAAYREVTRARRWLLHRRLAQSLELLHPGDTGAVSAQLAEQYARGGRPDRAVEFYRRAAELAAGTFAHGEAIRLLREALSLLAGAPAGPETDRRELEVLEALSGPLNARLGYASPDLQRALERSIVLAERLGQQDSTLVGLVGLWTSRFVQGRTARAHEAAKRALELVDDDRTKDELNGSAHFAFAGSSVSLGRPGEALRHFDLAARLTRGAPSLPIGTRPEVHSLAWAAHAHWLLGHEDEALRSSREAVSLARTMTHPYSLAVALAYAGITHQMRGDLDEVTEHSAELRELCDRYGFAYYREWGLVLGGWVRGDADGLADIRRGVANLKAEGSLARMPYWLALQADLLARHDRPGPARAALDAALVVGQARDDLWWLPEVLRLRSAYDGREQGRVRLKTAVELAAAQGSTTLRLRCERDLDRF
- a CDS encoding FAD-binding oxidoreductase, whose amino-acid sequence is MTTITAPFPELALALRGELVTRGDDGYDDARAVYNGMIDKHPAAIARCADTADVVTCVNFARENRIDLAVRGGGHNAGGLGIADDALVIDLSAMRSTTVDPETHTVRVDAGCTWGDVDHATVGFGMATPSGIISSTGVAGLTLGGGIGYLARRFGLTVDNLLSADVVLADGSFVHASEKSHPDLFWALRGGGGNFGVVTSFTFRCHEIGDHGTIIGGPVLYALEDTEDVLRWYRELLPSLPEELSGWFGLLTIPPVPPFPEELWNRKACGIVWCYTGDHARADEVLEPVRSFGAPLVVGLQPMPFTALQSAFDGLYPPGLQWYWRADVTTEISDDAIAIHRRFGEMLPTMHSSMHMYPIDGAAARVAADATAFPYRDGGWSGVIVGVDPSPDNREKITRWTKDYWTELHPTSAGGAYVNFMMEEGDDRVRAAYRDNYERLAQVKNRYDPENLFHINQNIRPSGS
- a CDS encoding glutamine synthetase, with translation MTPFDRPVGARSLTVRAEAGSAAAAVLRHVLAEEGTRLVLLVPDPHARFAAVELEAPFAASVLDDGYGVCSYVFAWTPEREPLPDNGSLGAYLGGFGDLRLRVDAATAVPLGDRTWAVVCDAELPAGAPAGLAPRTVLRTQLAALEEFGLVPSIGIEHEVVFRDGSGTPLTGHGVDYAVGGTERLAPLLADLRSAASVLGVESARAECHPGQYEVVLRHRDALAACDDALLLQLLTRRVATRHNTSADYLAAPETGQGNSCHVHLSLSTPDGPAGFPFGLGAFLAGVLRDARALTAVWAPTWNSYVRLRTASFSPRVLRWGPDDRTAAVRLCGTSASSRLEFRFAGADAQPHLVVAALVAAGCAGVADGLTPPDPGTVVGELAPTPWEALAELEKGRLGELLGEDVSTQQLALLRQELHAALDTVTDFQRRRGSLRS
- a CDS encoding IucA/IucC family protein; the encoded protein is MTLTDAAAWRAAGSLVTHKMLGELSYEAMLRPRPGEPTRDGHRTWLLDLPGGVSYRFEARRGAFESWTVLAGSAVRLADGAETPADDPRTLVVDARETLGLTKLRLADVLAELTATVTNEAARLRRAPTAAELSTMDYNLADGHLTGHPRLVLNKGRVGFSAPDRARYAPEAGEDVRLRWYAVHRDLAQFRSVADLDAATLLHHELDDAQRAEFTARVAAVGDPADYAWVPVHPWQADEILGTLYSAELATGRMIELGESADAYRPHQTVRTLANRSRPERHDVKTAVSVRNTLVYRGLNSAATLAGPSVTEWLRRVDAADPLLSEKYRFALLGEVASVSVRHPLFGALEELPYRFHETLGALWREPLVATLAEGERAISFAALPYRDASGEAVLTRLITQAGDGAEVWLSWLFDLLLTPLLQWLLRYGVGFCPHGQNLILVVDADSRPVRVAIKDFAQGVDLMDEELPCYADLPPEADADMLRWPAHLLAQSLFSSVFSGQLRFWAEVLLDDVGLARGDFWALVREVVGRYRDENPDVAERFDACRLFAPDVERVTLNREHFAGQGFDKVDRDDEFDVRWGRVPNPLHAPDPDGAW